From the genome of Lentilactobacillus buchneri, one region includes:
- a CDS encoding homoserine O-acetyltransferase/O-succinyltransferase family protein produces MTANAINGFLLAAQKWVNHEVTNPLSILVLNLMPTRQNTERQFLTRFSEIGSDAELTFMYPSSHHFRGTSTDLIQRDYVCLDQIRDAHYDGLIVTGAPIETLPFNQVDYWDELEEIIDWSKDHVTECLYECWAAQACLFHDFGVRKHLLLSKLFGVYPAETINAESPIARGFGAGGLLKMPQSRHTGIVLDEDHLPEGLMVDVSSAVTGPIILSADSLHSTYITGHPEYSEGTLVLEYYRDLYEQMPIRLPQNYFIDQDSGTVDYSWKNSSIQIYDNWTKIIANKKVGLSI; encoded by the coding sequence ATGACGGCAAATGCAATTAATGGGTTCTTATTGGCAGCACAAAAGTGGGTTAACCACGAAGTTACTAATCCGCTATCAATCTTGGTGTTGAACCTAATGCCAACACGGCAGAATACTGAGCGTCAGTTTTTAACGCGGTTCAGTGAAATTGGTTCCGACGCGGAATTAACGTTTATGTATCCGTCATCCCATCATTTTCGTGGGACGTCAACAGACCTGATTCAACGGGATTATGTCTGTTTGGATCAAATTAGGGATGCCCATTATGATGGCTTAATTGTCACTGGAGCGCCAATCGAAACGCTCCCGTTCAACCAAGTTGATTATTGGGATGAGCTTGAGGAAATCATTGACTGGTCAAAGGATCATGTCACTGAATGTTTGTATGAATGTTGGGCTGCTCAAGCCTGTTTGTTCCACGACTTTGGTGTTCGGAAACACTTGCTGCTGAGCAAATTGTTTGGTGTTTATCCGGCAGAAACCATCAACGCGGAATCACCGATTGCCCGTGGATTTGGCGCTGGGGGATTGCTGAAGATGCCCCAATCCAGACATACCGGCATTGTTTTGGACGAGGATCATCTTCCGGAAGGTTTGATGGTGGATGTTTCATCAGCTGTTACCGGCCCGATCATCTTGTCAGCTGACAGTCTTCACAGCACTTACATCACCGGTCATCCCGAGTATTCCGAAGGAACGCTGGTATTGGAATATTACCGCGATTTATATGAGCAGATGCCGATCAGATTGCCGCAAAACTACTTCATTGATCAGGATTCCGGAACGGTGGACTATTCTTGGAAAAACAGCAGTATTCAGATTTATGATAACTGGACGAAAATCATCGCAAATAAGAAAGTGGGTTTATCAATATGA
- a CDS encoding O-acetylhomoserine aminocarboxypropyltransferase/cysteine synthase family protein, protein MTEENSHLHFETLQVHAGQTVDETGSRAVPIYQTTSYVFDNPEQAAGRFGLTDPGNIYTRLTNPTTDVVDKRVAALENGTGGVTLATGSAAITAAILNVAGKGDEIVSASTLYGGTFNLFNVTLPKLGIKTHFVDPDDPANFEAPINEHTKALYIESIGNPGINLIDFEAVAKIAHKHGIILIVDNTFGTPYLVRPLDHGADVVVHSATKFIGGHGTTMGGVIVEGGKFDWKESGRYPGFTEPNAQYNGLVFADLGGSAFTTKVRAESLRDLGATISPFNSFLLLQGLESLSLRVERHVENTKKIVNFLDRHPKVAWINYPGLEDSKYHDLAEKYFPKGVGSIFTLGLKGGEKAGKQLIQNLKLFSLLANVADAKSLIIHPAPTTHAQLNEEELREAGITPDLIRVSVGVENADDLIADLSQALDKIPEDVQETVGAPKP, encoded by the coding sequence ATGACAGAAGAAAACAGTCACTTACACTTTGAAACACTTCAGGTACATGCGGGTCAAACGGTTGATGAAACCGGTTCTCGAGCAGTCCCAATTTATCAAACCACCTCGTACGTATTCGACAATCCAGAGCAGGCCGCCGGCCGATTTGGCTTGACGGACCCCGGCAACATCTATACGCGTCTGACCAACCCAACCACCGATGTTGTCGACAAGCGGGTCGCTGCTCTAGAAAACGGTACCGGCGGCGTCACCCTGGCAACCGGTTCGGCAGCCATCACCGCCGCCATTTTGAATGTTGCCGGCAAGGGTGACGAAATTGTCTCGGCCAGCACGTTGTATGGCGGAACCTTTAACCTCTTCAACGTCACTTTACCGAAATTAGGCATTAAGACCCATTTCGTGGACCCGGACGATCCGGCCAATTTTGAAGCACCGATTAATGAGCACACAAAAGCACTCTATATCGAAAGTATTGGGAATCCGGGAATTAATTTGATTGATTTCGAAGCCGTTGCAAAGATTGCTCACAAACATGGCATTATCTTGATTGTTGATAACACGTTTGGCACCCCATACCTGGTTCGACCATTGGATCACGGCGCTGATGTGGTTGTCCATTCGGCCACCAAATTCATTGGCGGCCACGGGACCACAATGGGTGGCGTGATTGTGGAAGGTGGCAAATTTGACTGGAAAGAAAGCGGCCGTTATCCCGGCTTCACCGAACCGAATGCTCAATATAATGGCCTGGTATTTGCCGATCTCGGTGGTAGTGCGTTCACAACCAAAGTCAGAGCAGAATCTTTGCGGGATCTGGGGGCCACGATTAGTCCGTTCAATTCGTTCCTATTACTTCAGGGGCTGGAGTCACTTTCATTACGAGTTGAACGTCACGTTGAAAACACCAAGAAAATTGTCAACTTCTTGGATCGCCATCCCAAGGTGGCCTGGATCAATTATCCGGGACTTGAAGACAGTAAGTACCATGATTTGGCTGAAAAGTATTTTCCAAAGGGGGTCGGCTCAATCTTCACCCTTGGTTTGAAGGGCGGTGAAAAAGCTGGCAAGCAGCTTATTCAAAACCTCAAGTTATTCTCATTACTGGCCAATGTCGCCGATGCCAAATCATTAATTATCCATCCAGCTCCGACGACGCATGCGCAGTTGAATGAAGAAGAATTGCGTGAGGCTGGGATTACGCCCGACCTAATCAGAGTGTCGGTGGGTGTCGAAAATGCTGATGACCTGATTGCCGATCTCAGTCAGGCTTTGGATAAAATTCCGGAAGACGTTCAGGAAACAGTTGGGGCACCGAAACCTTGA
- the argC gene encoding N-acetyl-gamma-glutamyl-phosphate reductase, producing MQVALVGITGYAGMVLYQLLRRHPEVAGINLYDHKLTENEKLSQMVSAFYTDDTQVQPYDPETIMADNQMVFFATSAGVTAQLSQPYIQAGFPVIDLSGDLRLEDASEYQRCYHKPAAPQPAMRQAHYGLADFESAAHQTYVANPGCYATATLLGLAPLVQNDLIDPESIVVDAKSGTSGAGKNPAQATHFTQANDNLQIYKPNQHQHIPEIMLELQRWNDDVAAIQFMTTLLPITRGIMSTIYAKVKPGVGDAQIDQAYDTTYGNKPFVHYTGEHLPDIKQVVGTNNCDIGVVYNPVTQTVVVDSVIDNLLKGAAGQAVQNFNQMFDYEETSGLNLQTFLP from the coding sequence TTGCAAGTGGCTTTAGTCGGGATTACAGGATATGCAGGAATGGTATTGTATCAACTCCTTCGTCGGCATCCAGAAGTAGCCGGGATTAACCTGTATGACCATAAATTAACTGAAAATGAGAAATTGTCGCAAATGGTTTCGGCTTTTTACACGGATGACACCCAAGTGCAGCCATACGATCCTGAAACAATTATGGCAGACAATCAAATGGTCTTTTTCGCGACGTCGGCCGGGGTAACCGCCCAGCTCAGCCAACCCTACATTCAGGCAGGCTTTCCAGTGATCGACCTATCTGGAGACTTAAGGCTGGAGGATGCCAGCGAGTATCAACGCTGTTATCACAAGCCAGCGGCGCCACAACCGGCAATGCGGCAAGCTCATTATGGCCTGGCAGATTTCGAATCGGCCGCTCATCAGACCTACGTTGCCAATCCGGGCTGTTATGCCACGGCAACGTTATTAGGTTTGGCACCATTGGTTCAAAATGACTTGATTGACCCGGAGTCTATTGTCGTTGATGCCAAATCGGGAACCTCTGGCGCCGGCAAAAATCCCGCCCAGGCCACTCATTTCACACAGGCTAATGACAACCTGCAGATATATAAACCCAATCAACACCAGCACATTCCGGAAATCATGTTGGAATTGCAGCGCTGGAACGATGATGTGGCCGCTATCCAATTTATGACGACGCTGCTGCCAATCACCCGCGGCATCATGAGTACGATTTATGCCAAGGTTAAGCCCGGCGTTGGCGATGCCCAAATTGATCAGGCATATGACACCACCTACGGCAATAAGCCATTTGTTCATTATACCGGTGAGCATTTACCCGATATCAAACAGGTAGTCGGGACTAACAACTGCGATATTGGGGTTGTCTACAATCCGGTCACTCAGACGGTGGTCGTCGACAGCGTGATTGATAATTTACTGAAAGGAGCGGCCGGCCAAGCCGTTCAAAACTTTAACCAGATGTTTGATTATGAAGAAACCAGCGGCTTGAACCTACAAACGTTTTTGCCGTAA
- a CDS encoding threonine/serine exporter family protein, whose product MDQSISEDELIAVCGKVGKILLTSGAETSRVEGTVEYIGRAAHYDISCHATITDLFVGVKNQTKTHLVKVRLGDFNLEKVDEINTMSRKFVTGQIDFAELKRTIDQIDKKVIDFTWPEKVFGAAMVSVAPMLLFKATWADLSLAFFVGIFGYLAAALSSPRIKTPYVAAGLGGFTVGFLAAVLQSLGIATNAGNIIVSALMPLVPGVAITNSFREIIDRNTISGVVRAVDALIIAGSIGAGVVLGVGLSGIIFHLIGGGL is encoded by the coding sequence ATGGATCAATCAATATCTGAAGATGAGCTGATCGCCGTCTGCGGCAAGGTCGGTAAAATTCTGCTCACCAGCGGTGCGGAAACATCGCGTGTCGAAGGCACCGTTGAATATATCGGCCGCGCTGCCCATTATGATATCAGCTGCCACGCGACGATTACCGACCTGTTTGTCGGGGTCAAAAATCAGACCAAAACCCACTTGGTTAAAGTCCGCCTGGGGGATTTCAACTTGGAAAAGGTTGACGAAATCAACACCATGTCACGGAAATTTGTGACCGGACAGATTGATTTTGCCGAGCTCAAACGAACCATCGACCAAATCGACAAGAAAGTGATTGACTTTACTTGGCCGGAAAAAGTGTTTGGTGCCGCCATGGTGTCTGTCGCACCAATGCTGCTGTTCAAGGCAACTTGGGCCGATCTTTCACTAGCGTTTTTCGTCGGCATCTTTGGCTACTTGGCAGCGGCCCTTTCCAGCCCCCGGATCAAGACCCCTTATGTGGCAGCTGGATTAGGCGGTTTTACAGTCGGCTTTTTGGCAGCCGTCCTGCAGTCCCTGGGAATCGCCACTAACGCCGGGAACATCATTGTCAGTGCTTTAATGCCACTGGTTCCAGGAGTGGCCATTACCAACTCGTTTCGAGAAATCATCGATCGGAATACTATTTCCGGAGTTGTCCGGGCGGTTGACGCCTTGATTATCGCTGGATCCATCGGTGCCGGAGTTGTTTTGGGCGTTGGGCTGTCCGGAATCATTTTCCATCTGATTGGAGGCGGCCTATGA
- a CDS encoding FAD-dependent oxidoreductase, with protein sequence MKVIVVGSSHGGFETVRGILAEKPDTEIQWYEKGDFISFLSCGMQLYLEGVVKDVNAVRYATPEQMRAQGVNVFVHQEVTSINPDEHTVVVHNLDDDSTREEKYDKLVLSAGAVPARIPVPGGDLKNVYAMRGRDWAIKLKEKTVDPDVQNVTVVGAGYIGIEAAEVFSKAGKHVTLIDILPRPLALYLDQEFTDVLSKTLKDHNIYLATGQTVKSFNGEDGQVTAVKTDQAEYPSDLVIETAGIKPNTDWLKGTLDLTDKGLVKVNDHQETSQPDIYAVGDSTKVPFAPTGKELQIALATNARRQGRIAAKNVLGDDMKMPAVSGSSALSVFDYHFASTGIKEGTSAANGVLSQSVFVTDTTQPPFVPNEAGNQKVYFKLTFDPGNHRILGAQIMSKRDVTANMNAISLAVQAKMTLDDLAYADFFFQPGFDRPWNIMNVAAQKALQTLAK encoded by the coding sequence ATGAAAGTTATTGTTGTTGGTTCATCTCACGGTGGGTTTGAAACTGTCAGGGGGATTTTGGCAGAAAAGCCGGATACCGAAATTCAATGGTATGAAAAGGGCGACTTCATTTCATTTCTCTCCTGTGGGATGCAGCTTTATCTTGAAGGGGTCGTCAAGGATGTCAACGCTGTTCGTTATGCAACGCCGGAACAAATGCGGGCCCAAGGTGTCAATGTGTTTGTCCACCAAGAAGTTACCTCAATTAATCCAGACGAGCATACGGTAGTTGTCCATAATTTGGACGATGATTCAACTCGTGAAGAAAAATATGACAAGTTGGTACTATCTGCCGGTGCCGTACCGGCAAGAATTCCTGTTCCTGGCGGCGATCTCAAAAATGTCTATGCAATGCGTGGACGTGACTGGGCCATCAAATTAAAGGAGAAGACGGTTGACCCCGATGTTCAAAATGTCACCGTCGTCGGTGCCGGCTATATCGGTATTGAAGCCGCTGAAGTCTTTTCCAAAGCCGGCAAGCATGTGACGTTGATTGATATTCTCCCTCGTCCATTGGCCCTGTACCTGGATCAGGAGTTTACCGATGTCCTTTCCAAGACGCTAAAGGATCACAACATTTACTTGGCAACCGGCCAAACAGTCAAGTCATTCAATGGTGAGGACGGCCAGGTGACGGCAGTTAAGACTGATCAAGCTGAATATCCAAGTGACCTGGTCATCGAGACTGCCGGCATCAAGCCAAATACCGACTGGTTAAAGGGCACCCTTGATTTAACCGATAAGGGTCTGGTCAAAGTCAATGATCATCAAGAAACCAGCCAGCCTGATATTTACGCCGTCGGTGACAGCACCAAAGTTCCATTTGCCCCAACTGGTAAGGAACTCCAGATTGCTTTGGCTACCAATGCTCGACGCCAAGGCAGGATTGCTGCGAAAAACGTCCTGGGAGACGACATGAAGATGCCGGCTGTTTCCGGTTCATCTGCCCTGTCTGTCTTTGATTACCACTTTGCTTCAACGGGAATCAAGGAAGGGACTTCCGCAGCCAACGGCGTGTTGAGTCAATCCGTCTTCGTAACTGATACCACCCAGCCACCATTCGTACCAAATGAGGCCGGCAATCAAAAGGTCTACTTCAAGTTGACCTTTGATCCCGGAAATCACCGGATTTTGGGTGCTCAGATTATGTCGAAGCGTGACGTCACCGCCAACATGAATGCCATTAGTTTGGCCGTCCAAGCAAAAATGACGTTGGATGATTTAGCCTATGCCGACTTCTTCTTCCAACCAGGATTTGACCGGCCGTGGAATATCATGAATGTAGCTGCTCAAAAAGCACTCCAAACTTTAGCCAAATAA
- a CDS encoding threonine/serine exporter family protein — protein MKVLIELIVSFASTVGFGLVTNVPRRSLLPAGITGSLAWVAYYLVLQVDNGLILPNFTAAIVIGILGNISAVMFRVPVNIIYVPSLVSLVPGGILYLGMRSFTLGNEIRTGQYMFNALTIAIALAVGFVVAEVIFYRIKPLLLRLLAKQRER, from the coding sequence ATGAAAGTCCTGATTGAACTCATCGTCAGTTTCGCCTCAACGGTCGGCTTCGGATTGGTTACCAACGTCCCCCGGAGATCACTGTTACCCGCCGGCATCACCGGATCACTGGCCTGGGTGGCCTATTATTTAGTCTTGCAAGTCGATAACGGGTTAATTCTCCCCAACTTCACCGCGGCAATTGTTATCGGCATTCTGGGTAATATTTCTGCGGTGATGTTTAGAGTCCCCGTCAATATTATTTATGTCCCCAGCTTGGTTTCATTAGTCCCGGGCGGCATTTTATACCTGGGGATGCGCAGCTTCACTTTGGGGAATGAAATCCGCACCGGGCAATACATGTTCAATGCGCTGACAATTGCCATTGCCTTGGCAGTCGGGTTCGTCGTGGCAGAAGTTATTTTTTATCGAATTAAACCGCTTTTGCTGCGACTTTTGGCAAAGCAGCGTGAACGATAA
- the argJ gene encoding bifunctional glutamate N-acetyltransferase/amino-acid acetyltransferase ArgJ codes for MQMTSKTLIEVSQFTWPKGFSADSTHAGFKPDQDDMGWLYSSTPANAAGVYTTNQFQAAPTKLTKQTINLAHQLQAVVMNSGNANSCNGAQGETDALMMQKMTADRLQIDPQLVGIASTGVIGEPLPMDKIKAGISQLKLTQNVGVTKAILTTDTHPKTMTVKCLIDGQEVTTTGFCKGSGMIHPNMATMLGFVTTDAAIAGGDLQQLLSTTVDETFNQITVDGDTSTNDMVVVMANGAAENQPLTKADPDYPTFAAAFKQVLTHLAQEIAGDGEGASKLVEVNVSGAYNHLEGQRVAKAIVGSNLVKAMIFGEDGNWGRIMQAIGQTTAHVDLNGVSVAINDLQLVHNCLGTGIDDDKVAATLKQNKVVIDVDLHAGKATGTAWGCDLTYQYVQINASYRS; via the coding sequence ATGCAGATGACAAGTAAGACACTCATTGAAGTGAGTCAGTTCACTTGGCCGAAAGGCTTTTCCGCCGACTCGACCCACGCCGGGTTCAAGCCCGACCAGGACGATATGGGATGGCTTTATTCCAGTACCCCCGCAAACGCAGCCGGGGTTTATACCACGAACCAGTTTCAGGCCGCACCAACCAAGCTGACCAAACAGACGATCAACTTGGCACATCAATTACAAGCGGTGGTCATGAATAGTGGTAATGCCAATTCATGCAACGGGGCGCAAGGAGAAACCGATGCCTTGATGATGCAGAAAATGACCGCCGATCGACTTCAAATCGATCCGCAACTGGTGGGGATTGCCTCCACTGGCGTGATTGGCGAACCGCTGCCAATGGACAAGATTAAGGCCGGGATTTCCCAATTGAAGCTGACCCAAAACGTTGGCGTCACTAAAGCAATCTTGACCACCGACACCCATCCCAAAACGATGACCGTCAAATGTTTGATTGATGGCCAGGAGGTGACCACCACCGGATTTTGTAAAGGGTCTGGGATGATTCATCCCAACATGGCCACGATGCTGGGCTTTGTGACAACTGATGCAGCAATTGCCGGAGGAGATCTCCAGCAGCTGCTCAGCACGACAGTCGATGAAACCTTCAATCAGATTACTGTCGACGGCGACACGTCCACCAACGACATGGTGGTTGTGATGGCCAACGGCGCTGCTGAGAATCAGCCCTTAACCAAAGCCGATCCGGATTACCCAACCTTTGCGGCAGCTTTTAAGCAGGTCCTCACCCATTTGGCACAGGAGATCGCCGGTGATGGCGAAGGGGCTTCCAAGTTAGTCGAAGTCAATGTCTCTGGCGCTTATAACCATTTGGAGGGCCAACGGGTTGCCAAGGCAATTGTCGGCTCCAACCTGGTCAAAGCGATGATCTTTGGCGAAGACGGCAATTGGGGCAGAATTATGCAGGCAATCGGCCAGACAACCGCCCACGTTGATTTAAACGGCGTCAGCGTTGCCATTAATGACCTGCAGCTGGTTCACAACTGCTTGGGCACCGGGATCGATGATGATAAAGTCGCAGCAACCCTTAAACAGAACAAAGTCGTGATTGACGTCGACCTACATGCCGGAAAAGCTACCGGAACTGCTTGGGGCTGTGATCTCACTTATCAATATGTTCAAATCAACGCATCATATCGAAGCTAG
- a CDS encoding NAD(P)H-binding protein → MKTVLILGAAGQIPSFLIPQLLKQTDFNLKLYARNATSRLHVTDPKRETVIDGDFNDHDTLNKAMDGVDAVYLNEMRDITSVKNIIEAMDANHVRQFIGATVLGIEDEVKGAFGQWNTSMIESSITKRKTTAKAIEDSDLTYTLLRLAWLYNKDGNTNYELTESGEPFGGTEVTRQAVAQLIIDILNDNSRKFTRKSIGVNEPNTKFDKPSFY, encoded by the coding sequence TTGAAAACTGTCTTAATTCTTGGTGCTGCCGGACAAATTCCCAGTTTCTTAATCCCCCAGCTCTTAAAACAAACTGATTTTAATTTAAAACTTTACGCTCGGAATGCCACCAGTCGGCTTCACGTAACGGATCCCAAGCGCGAAACAGTCATTGATGGTGACTTTAACGATCACGATACTTTGAACAAGGCCATGGATGGTGTCGACGCTGTCTATCTCAATGAGATGCGGGACATCACGTCCGTTAAGAACATCATTGAGGCAATGGATGCCAACCACGTTCGCCAGTTCATTGGGGCGACCGTTCTCGGGATCGAAGACGAAGTCAAAGGTGCCTTTGGTCAGTGGAATACCAGCATGATTGAAAGCTCGATCACCAAGCGCAAAACCACTGCCAAAGCGATCGAAGATTCTGATCTGACATATACCCTCTTGCGATTGGCATGGCTGTACAACAAGGATGGCAATACCAATTACGAATTGACTGAAAGCGGTGAACCGTTTGGTGGTACGGAAGTCACTCGTCAGGCGGTGGCCCAGTTAATCATCGACATCTTAAACGACAACTCACGGAAATTTACTCGCAAGAGTATCGGTGTCAATGAACCGAACACCAAGTTCGATAAGCCGTCATTTTATTGA
- a CDS encoding carboxymuconolactone decarboxylase family protein, with the protein MAKKQTAGRDALGDFAPKFAELNDDVLFGEVWSRESKLSARDRSMITCASLMSQGLFPQLEAHMKMAKANGVTKDEIVEIITHLAFYAGWPKAWSAFDIAKKIFH; encoded by the coding sequence ATGGCTAAAAAACAAACTGCTGGAAGAGATGCACTGGGTGATTTTGCACCCAAATTTGCCGAACTAAATGACGACGTTTTATTTGGCGAAGTCTGGTCAAGAGAATCAAAGCTGTCTGCCAGGGACCGCAGCATGATCACCTGTGCCAGCTTGATGTCACAGGGGTTGTTCCCACAACTGGAAGCCCATATGAAAATGGCCAAGGCAAACGGGGTTACAAAAGACGAAATCGTCGAGATCATCACTCATTTAGCATTTTATGCCGGCTGGCCAAAGGCTTGGTCTGCGTTTGACATTGCGAAGAAAATTTTTCATTAA